The Rhizobium etli 8C-3 genome has a segment encoding these proteins:
- a CDS encoding helix-turn-helix domain-containing protein, whose product MITAAQLRAARALLDIDQKTMAAMAGVSVPTIQRMEASSGNVRGVIDSLVKVVEALDRAGIELIGEHTVSGGGGRGVRLKHPVNTG is encoded by the coding sequence ATGATCACTGCCGCCCAACTTCGTGCCGCCCGAGCGCTCCTCGATATCGACCAGAAAACCATGGCAGCGATGGCTGGCGTATCGGTGCCGACCATCCAGCGCATGGAGGCAAGCTCCGGCAATGTGCGCGGGGTGATCGATTCCTTGGTCAAGGTTGTCGAGGCGCTCGACCGCGCCGGCATCGAGCTGATTGGCGAGCACACCGTCAGTGGCGGTGGCGGCCGCGGTGTCCGTCTCAAACACCCTGTAAATACCGGCTAA